A genomic stretch from Natronomonas gomsonensis includes:
- a CDS encoding MBL fold metallo-hydrolase, protein METRSKQGSVRRLEFDVDWPPGHVACYLIEGSEPILVDAALPDHEAAFRSQLAELGYEPGDIEHVLITHPHVDHIGLVPAVLEEGDPTVYAPASVEERFDRDLGALEARVRENCTEAGFPEEQLEMAVDMAVESLERNRELLPPAAVDVWIAPGDRTEIGDIEVGAVHVPGHQADHLSYPAEIDGESVLLGGDMGIQPFRPVVMHDGLDDGHVEAFDAFYTALDRLAELDVDRVYPGHGAVHTDLAGAVERDRGSLDNRLERVSDLVADGYSTVPGVAMAIAGDRDVKYLIPETMSALAHLDATGELDSELRDGVRHYEP, encoded by the coding sequence ATGGAAACACGGAGCAAACAGGGGAGCGTCCGCCGACTGGAGTTCGACGTGGACTGGCCACCGGGCCACGTCGCCTGCTACCTCATCGAGGGGTCGGAGCCGATTCTCGTCGACGCCGCGCTCCCGGACCACGAAGCGGCGTTTCGCTCACAGCTCGCCGAGTTGGGATACGAGCCGGGCGATATCGAACACGTCCTCATCACCCACCCTCACGTCGACCACATCGGTCTCGTCCCGGCAGTGCTTGAGGAGGGCGACCCGACCGTCTACGCGCCCGCGAGCGTCGAAGAACGTTTCGACCGCGACCTCGGCGCCCTCGAAGCCCGCGTCCGCGAGAACTGCACTGAGGCCGGATTCCCCGAGGAACAACTGGAGATGGCCGTCGACATGGCCGTCGAGTCACTGGAGCGAAACCGAGAACTCCTCCCACCGGCGGCAGTCGACGTGTGGATAGCGCCCGGCGACCGAACCGAAATCGGCGACATCGAAGTCGGCGCCGTCCACGTCCCCGGCCATCAGGCCGACCACCTGAGCTATCCCGCCGAAATCGACGGCGAGTCGGTGCTTCTCGGCGGCGACATGGGAATCCAGCCGTTCCGCCCAGTCGTCATGCACGACGGCCTCGATGACGGCCACGTCGAAGCCTTTGACGCCTTCTACACCGCCCTCGACCGCCTCGCCGAACTCGATGTCGACCGCGTCTACCCCGGCCACGGCGCCGTCCACACCGACCTCGCCGGCGCCGTCGAACGCGACCGCGGCAGCCTCGACAATCGTCTCGAACGCGTCAGCGACCTCGTCGCCGACGGCTACTCCACCGTCCCGGGCGTCGCGATGGCCATCGCCGGTGACCGCGACGTGAAGTACCTCATCCCAGAGACGATGAGTGCGCTCGCCCACCTCGATGCGACCGGCGAACTCGACAGCGAACTGCGCGACGGCGTTCGGCACTACGAACCGTGA
- a CDS encoding SDR family NAD(P)-dependent oxidoreductase: MLEQFSVDGNTAVITGSSQGIGAVTAKRFADDGANVVVTSRTQEKIDEVAAEINDSDRPGEAIAVECDVRDRDSVEALIEATVEEFGAVDCMVNNAGASFMAGFDDISENGWKTIVDINLHGTFHGAQVAGQQMQQQESGGTIINFASVAGTMGSQYMSHYGAAKAAVVNLTTSLSANYADHDIRVNCIAPGLVGTAGVASQMGLDPADVDRSDIAKEMGLPEEIADIVQFLASDASSYIVGETITAQGVPPLEDSQL, encoded by the coding sequence ATGTTAGAGCAGTTCAGCGTCGACGGCAACACGGCAGTCATCACCGGGTCGAGTCAGGGTATCGGTGCCGTCACCGCAAAGCGATTCGCCGACGACGGCGCGAACGTCGTCGTCACCTCCCGGACACAGGAGAAAATCGACGAGGTCGCCGCCGAAATCAACGACAGCGACCGGCCCGGCGAGGCCATCGCCGTCGAGTGTGACGTTCGCGACCGCGACAGCGTCGAGGCACTCATCGAGGCCACCGTCGAGGAGTTCGGCGCCGTCGACTGCATGGTGAACAACGCTGGAGCCTCCTTCATGGCCGGCTTCGACGACATCTCCGAGAACGGCTGGAAGACCATCGTCGATATCAACCTCCACGGTACTTTCCACGGCGCACAGGTCGCCGGCCAGCAGATGCAACAACAGGAGTCGGGAGGAACCATCATCAACTTCGCGAGCGTCGCGGGGACGATGGGCTCTCAGTACATGAGCCACTACGGCGCCGCCAAGGCCGCCGTCGTCAACCTCACCACGTCGCTGTCGGCGAACTACGCCGACCACGACATCCGGGTCAACTGCATCGCCCCCGGCCTCGTCGGCACGGCAGGAGTCGCCTCCCAGATGGGTCTCGACCCCGCCGACGTCGACCGCAGCGACATCGCCAAGGAGATGGGCCTACCCGAGGAGATAGCCGACATCGTCCAGTTCCTCGCCAGCGACGCCTCCTCCTACATCGTCGGCGAAACCATTACGGCACAGGGCGTCCCGCCGTTAGAGGACTCCCAACTGTGA
- a CDS encoding TIGR04024 family LLM class F420-dependent oxidoreductase has product MTERDVFLPVAAQPSVDALVEQAQLGEELGYDTAWLPETWGRDAVTTLTCIARETETVDIGTSIMPVYSRSPALIGQSAATLQEVSEGRFRLGLGPSGPIVIENWHGAEFGNPLRRTRETVDIVKQVLSGEEVEYDGEYFDLEGFRLRCEAPDPVPPVETAGMGPKAVELAGRFADGWHALMLTRDGLRERLEDFERGSEMGDRDRSEQRVTLSLTCCALEDEAEAKRLAKQHAVFYLGGMGTYYRDNLARQGHEEVAHAIYDNYQDGDREAAMAALPDDLLEQLVVWGTPEGAREHFERFTDVEGVEAVSVSFPRAADLEQIDSTMRALQPR; this is encoded by the coding sequence ATGACCGAACGCGACGTGTTCCTCCCGGTCGCCGCACAGCCGAGCGTCGACGCGCTCGTCGAACAGGCCCAACTCGGCGAGGAGTTGGGCTACGACACCGCGTGGCTCCCCGAGACGTGGGGGCGCGACGCCGTGACGACGCTGACCTGTATCGCCCGCGAAACCGAGACCGTCGACATCGGCACCTCGATTATGCCGGTGTACTCCCGTTCGCCAGCGCTCATCGGACAGAGCGCGGCGACGCTACAGGAAGTCTCGGAGGGTCGATTCCGACTCGGTCTCGGTCCCTCCGGCCCCATCGTCATCGAGAACTGGCACGGCGCGGAGTTCGGCAATCCCCTGCGTCGGACGCGGGAGACCGTCGACATCGTCAAGCAGGTCCTCTCCGGCGAGGAAGTCGAGTACGACGGGGAGTACTTCGACCTTGAAGGCTTCCGGCTGCGGTGTGAAGCCCCCGACCCAGTTCCGCCCGTCGAGACCGCCGGGATGGGTCCGAAGGCGGTCGAACTCGCTGGCCGGTTCGCCGACGGCTGGCACGCACTGATGTTGACGCGGGATGGCCTCCGAGAGCGACTGGAGGACTTCGAACGCGGGTCGGAGATGGGTGACCGCGACCGCTCCGAACAGCGCGTCACGCTGTCGTTGACCTGCTGTGCCCTGGAGGACGAAGCGGAGGCGAAACGGCTCGCCAAACAGCACGCCGTCTTCTATCTCGGCGGCATGGGAACGTACTACCGCGACAACCTCGCCCGACAGGGCCACGAGGAAGTCGCCCACGCAATCTACGACAACTACCAGGACGGCGACAGAGAGGCCGCGATGGCAGCACTGCCCGACGACCTCTTAGAGCAGTTGGTCGTCTGGGGCACTCCCGAGGGGGCCCGCGAACACTTCGAGCGATTCACCGACGTCGAGGGCGTCGAAGCCGTCTCGGTGTCGTTCCCCCGGGCGGCGGACCTCGAACAAATCGACTCGACGATGCGGGCGCTACAGCCGCGTTGA
- a CDS encoding TAXI family TRAP transporter solute-binding subunit: MADQKPRQSTRRRFLATTGLSAGAFALAGCTGGNGGNGGNGGNGGNGSNDGPAPGSDGNLVMTTSGSSTTAYAASQGLSAAVEEHSDSVSIDARPSNGTDANVARLDREESDIAYIQNWTAARLRQGEAPFDDLNYDPVQVFHLYNLPWIFATANADWTSVTDIESDSRVVPTPRGSGTAPALEHGLEYAVDDYERVSVGYGELGGAFSEGRIDAAAITILNGDIEPGWVQEMKGSVDLRLLDWPEDAVQSMRDDDSLLVQDVDMTSFEGYDYASDSIPSITFAYNFISRHDLDYDAVYSLLETLYENREGLSEFNALLGYHEEPEYWVSDMYEGIPFHPAAADFYQEIGVWRDEFERYEE, translated from the coding sequence ATGGCAGACCAAAAGCCACGACAATCGACACGTCGACGTTTTCTCGCAACGACCGGGCTCAGCGCCGGAGCGTTCGCCCTCGCCGGGTGTACCGGTGGAAACGGAGGAAACGGCGGCAACGGTGGTAACGGCGGCAACGGCAGCAACGACGGGCCTGCGCCCGGCTCTGACGGCAACCTCGTGATGACGACGTCGGGGTCGAGTACGACCGCCTACGCCGCGAGTCAGGGCCTCTCGGCCGCCGTCGAGGAACACAGCGACTCCGTCAGCATCGACGCCCGCCCCAGCAACGGGACCGACGCCAACGTCGCCCGACTCGATCGAGAGGAGAGCGACATCGCCTACATCCAGAACTGGACGGCCGCGCGACTCCGACAGGGAGAAGCGCCGTTCGACGACCTGAACTACGACCCCGTACAGGTGTTCCACCTGTACAACCTTCCGTGGATTTTCGCCACGGCCAACGCCGACTGGACCTCGGTGACCGACATCGAATCCGACAGTCGCGTCGTCCCGACACCGCGCGGTTCCGGGACCGCCCCGGCGCTGGAGCACGGCCTCGAGTACGCCGTCGACGACTACGAGCGCGTCAGCGTCGGCTACGGTGAGTTGGGCGGTGCGTTCAGCGAGGGCCGCATCGACGCCGCCGCGATTACCATCCTCAACGGCGACATCGAGCCCGGCTGGGTCCAGGAGATGAAAGGCAGCGTCGACCTCCGACTGCTCGATTGGCCCGAGGATGCTGTCCAGTCGATGCGCGACGACGACAGCCTGCTGGTTCAGGACGTGGACATGACTTCCTTCGAGGGCTACGACTACGCCTCCGACAGCATCCCCTCGATTACGTTCGCCTACAACTTCATCAGCCGACACGACCTCGATTACGACGCCGTCTACTCGCTGCTGGAGACGCTGTACGAGAACCGCGAGGGGCTCTCGGAGTTCAACGCCCTGCTGGGCTATCACGAGGAACCGGAGTACTGGGTCAGCGACATGTACGAGGGTATCCCGTTCCACCCGGCCGCCGCCGACTTCTACCAGGAAATCGGCGTCTGGCGAGACGAGTTCGAGCGGTACGAGGAGTAG
- a CDS encoding TRAP transporter permease, whose translation MEREAPLGVRERLDRPPVELGLRSIIYAFAVFLTLYTIYYAYTLFWVRVRFANIFLGVGVALFYLVQLLEKHVAERDVDDLEAETADEGSSLSDYRLWEVADVVMLLAGAVVALAVAGYVELHFARLLEDAPIFGWTTTDYYVGVAAMLLVTDATRRAYGNVIAGVVVAGIAYAFVGPYLPGVLYHTGMDWQQVARNGAIGLSGVYGFILEVGTTAVAIFLMFAGMAKAYGLMDLVLNLSREVRNVLETGVVQVAVVGSMIMGSITGSAAANTATTGSFTIPMIKDQGVREDFACAIESVASSGGQMLPPIMGVAAFLMADILGIPYLEVVKAGLFPALLFYFSVGAAVHLIIHKFDWTTDAEGTFDKSILLDGIHYVIPLGILLYTLVVLRFSPLSAGFYTIVALVPSALLKRLIDAYREDDSPAEVAVDFTVTTFDGLRQGAVDMAPLVGILASLGIVITMVEQTGLGARISFRMLALAGGVLVVLLLLAMATSILFGLGMPTPAAYIVVAALVAPALTTSETFTIQPLTAHMFVFYFAMLSAITPPVAVAVAVGARIADSDFLQSCKQALRIGAPGFVIPFAFVANDGIIIWSSTTPIDLFVVLAGTVAVVVATVGYDGASDLGWPHRIVYLAIAGGAMFGPRMVQVGTAGLLVLTLALANTGRMPAVVTPSRQ comes from the coding sequence ATGGAGCGTGAGGCTCCACTCGGCGTCCGTGAGCGACTCGACCGACCGCCGGTCGAGTTGGGGCTGCGGAGCATCATCTACGCCTTCGCCGTCTTCCTGACGCTGTACACCATCTACTACGCCTACACCCTGTTTTGGGTTCGCGTTCGCTTCGCGAACATCTTCCTCGGGGTCGGCGTCGCGCTGTTTTACCTCGTCCAACTGCTGGAGAAACACGTCGCCGAACGGGACGTAGACGACCTCGAAGCCGAAACCGCCGACGAAGGGTCCTCGTTGTCCGACTACAGACTGTGGGAGGTCGCTGACGTTGTCATGCTTCTCGCCGGTGCCGTCGTGGCACTCGCTGTGGCGGGGTACGTCGAACTCCACTTCGCACGACTGCTGGAGGACGCACCCATCTTCGGCTGGACGACGACCGACTACTACGTCGGCGTCGCCGCGATGTTGCTCGTCACCGACGCGACGCGGCGGGCCTACGGCAACGTCATCGCTGGCGTCGTCGTCGCCGGCATCGCCTACGCCTTCGTCGGTCCCTACCTGCCGGGCGTGCTGTATCACACCGGCATGGACTGGCAGCAGGTCGCCCGCAACGGCGCCATCGGTCTCTCAGGCGTCTACGGATTCATCCTCGAAGTGGGGACCACCGCAGTCGCCATCTTCCTGATGTTCGCCGGCATGGCGAAAGCCTACGGCCTGATGGACCTCGTGTTGAACCTCAGCCGCGAGGTGCGGAACGTTCTCGAAACCGGCGTCGTCCAAGTCGCCGTCGTCGGCAGCATGATAATGGGTTCCATCACGGGCAGCGCCGCGGCCAACACCGCGACGACCGGGAGCTTCACGATTCCGATGATAAAAGATCAGGGCGTCCGCGAGGACTTCGCGTGTGCCATCGAGTCGGTGGCCTCCAGCGGTGGCCAGATGCTGCCGCCGATTATGGGCGTCGCCGCCTTCCTGATGGCCGACATCCTCGGTATCCCCTACCTCGAAGTCGTCAAAGCCGGACTGTTCCCGGCGCTTTTGTTCTACTTCAGCGTCGGCGCCGCGGTTCATCTCATCATCCACAAGTTCGACTGGACGACCGACGCCGAGGGAACCTTCGACAAGAGCATCCTGCTGGACGGCATCCACTACGTCATCCCGCTTGGCATCCTGTTGTACACGCTCGTCGTGTTGCGGTTCTCGCCGCTGAGCGCGGGGTTCTACACCATCGTCGCGCTCGTTCCCTCGGCGCTTCTCAAGCGACTCATCGACGCCTACCGCGAGGACGATTCCCCGGCCGAGGTCGCGGTCGATTTTACCGTCACGACCTTCGACGGTCTCCGACAGGGTGCCGTCGACATGGCACCGCTGGTCGGCATCCTCGCCTCGCTCGGCATCGTCATCACGATGGTCGAACAGACCGGCCTCGGCGCTCGTATCAGTTTCCGGATGCTCGCGTTAGCCGGCGGGGTTCTCGTCGTCCTCCTGCTGTTGGCGATGGCGACGAGCATCCTCTTCGGACTGGGGATGCCGACACCCGCCGCCTACATCGTCGTGGCAGCACTCGTCGCGCCGGCACTGACCACGAGCGAGACGTTCACCATCCAACCGCTGACCGCACACATGTTCGTGTTCTACTTCGCGATGCTGTCGGCGATTACGCCGCCGGTGGCTGTCGCAGTCGCCGTCGGGGCCCGCATCGCCGACTCGGACTTCCTGCAGTCGTGTAAGCAGGCGCTCCGCATCGGTGCCCCCGGGTTCGTCATCCCCTTCGCGTTCGTCGCCAACGACGGCATCATCATCTGGTCGTCGACCACGCCTATCGACCTGTTCGTCGTGTTGGCCGGCACCGTCGCCGTCGTCGTCGCGACGGTCGGCTACGACGGAGCGAGCGACCTCGGGTGGCCACACCGCATCGTCTACCTCGCCATCGCCGGCGGGGCGATGTTCGGCCCACGGATGGTGCAGGTCGGCACGGCCGGACTGCTCGTCCTCACGCTTGCACTCGCGAACACCGGTCGAATGCCGGCCGTCGTCACCCCCTCTCGACAATGA
- a CDS encoding thiamine pyrophosphate-binding protein yields the protein MTDSYTGADLFVDALEQYGVEHVFGNPGTTELPIMNALSESDVEYALGLQEDVATGMAAGYASTRRYHADDDPEVCPVGVANLHVTPGLAHGLGNVFGAMYGGVPMVVTAGNHELDFRHEEPILTGDLEQMVEQFCKYSAEVTHIDALPMLVRRAFRVAMTPPTGPVFLALPADVMMTETEADPERLGPIPDAGAGDPAQIEAAADQLLEADQPVLVLGDHVARAGKDAIDAAVRLAEATGARVHGEILASEVNYPTDHPQWISFIGPDEGIASMLMDTDTLALVGCSTNTTLLHHDNPLVSEDTTTIQVSSDPWEVGKNHPADSAVVGDPGRVMDAIAERVEDRLDEEERQSRIDYVETMKASLEATMEDLGEDETPEGDTRSSKAELVDNMKAVDSDTYIVDEGVTSKFALLTRFPMEPEQYLSNKGGGLGYGLPAAVGAAFAESLQDDPRNVVGYIGDGSYLYYPNSMYTAARHNLDMTVVVPDNRNYRILKDNTVKMMGGEEDDYEFVGMDFEPHVDIPKNAESHGARGHLVETPEEFPEVYEEALESEGPDVIDVLVHD from the coding sequence ATGACCGACTCCTACACGGGAGCCGACCTGTTCGTCGACGCGCTCGAGCAGTACGGCGTCGAGCACGTCTTCGGCAACCCCGGAACGACCGAGTTGCCCATCATGAACGCGCTGTCCGAAAGCGACGTCGAGTACGCACTCGGACTGCAGGAGGACGTGGCGACGGGGATGGCCGCCGGCTACGCCTCGACCCGACGCTACCACGCCGACGACGACCCCGAGGTCTGTCCGGTCGGCGTCGCCAACCTTCACGTCACCCCCGGACTCGCACACGGCCTCGGCAACGTCTTCGGTGCGATGTACGGCGGCGTCCCGATGGTCGTCACCGCCGGTAACCACGAACTCGACTTCCGCCACGAGGAACCCATCCTCACCGGCGACTTAGAACAGATGGTCGAGCAGTTCTGTAAATACTCCGCGGAGGTGACTCACATCGACGCCTTGCCGATGCTCGTCCGCCGGGCGTTCCGCGTCGCGATGACGCCCCCGACCGGCCCCGTCTTCCTCGCGCTGCCGGCCGACGTGATGATGACCGAGACGGAGGCCGACCCCGAGCGACTCGGTCCGATTCCCGACGCCGGTGCGGGCGACCCGGCCCAAATCGAGGCCGCCGCCGACCAACTCCTCGAGGCCGACCAACCCGTCCTCGTGTTGGGCGACCACGTCGCCCGCGCGGGCAAGGACGCAATCGACGCCGCCGTCCGACTCGCCGAGGCGACCGGCGCACGCGTCCACGGCGAAATCCTCGCGAGCGAAGTGAACTACCCGACCGACCACCCGCAGTGGATTTCCTTCATCGGTCCCGACGAGGGCATCGCCTCGATGCTGATGGACACCGACACGCTGGCGCTCGTGGGCTGTTCGACCAACACGACGCTGTTGCACCACGATAACCCGCTCGTCTCCGAGGACACCACGACGATTCAAGTCTCCAGTGACCCCTGGGAGGTCGGCAAGAACCACCCCGCTGATTCCGCCGTCGTCGGCGACCCCGGCCGGGTGATGGACGCCATCGCAGAGCGCGTCGAAGACCGCCTCGACGAGGAGGAGCGACAGTCCCGAATCGACTACGTCGAGACGATGAAGGCCAGTCTCGAAGCGACGATGGAGGACCTCGGCGAAGACGAAACACCGGAGGGCGACACCCGGTCGTCGAAGGCCGAACTCGTCGACAACATGAAAGCCGTCGACTCCGACACCTACATCGTCGACGAGGGCGTCACCTCGAAGTTCGCGCTACTGACCCGGTTCCCGATGGAACCCGAACAGTACCTCTCGAACAAGGGTGGCGGCCTCGGCTACGGCTTGCCCGCCGCCGTCGGTGCGGCCTTCGCCGAATCCCTGCAGGACGACCCCCGAAACGTCGTCGGCTACATCGGCGACGGCTCGTATCTGTACTACCCCAACTCGATGTACACGGCGGCCCGTCACAACCTCGATATGACCGTCGTCGTCCCCGACAACCGCAACTACCGCATCCTCAAGGACAACACCGTGAAGATGATGGGCGGCGAGGAAGACGACTACGAGTTCGTCGGTATGGACTTCGAGCCCCACGTCGACATCCCGAAAAACGCCGAGAGCCACGGTGCTCGTGGCCACCTCGTCGAGACACCCGAGGAGTTCCCCGAGGTGTACGAGGAGGCGCTCGAAAGCGAGGGACCGGACGTTATCGACGTGTTGGTCCACGACTGA
- a CDS encoding DMT family transporter, with translation MSRFYATALFVALATMWGLSFPAISVGLEFIPPLLFAAFRYDVAAVLLLGYAILTTDSWRPVGRNNAEAIVGGGLFLVAGNGLLFVGQQTVPSGVAAILQALVPIATALWALGVLDERLTGAGAAGVVLGFLGIGLIVRPDPSNLLAGDTVGRLLIVGQVVSVALGGVLVQRAGPTMERVALTGWSMLLGGVTLHLVSLGAGEVPTATIIAPTALGAVVYLGVFSTAIAFVIYFTLLEERGAFETSLVAYLVPVVATVAGVVLLGETISPLSVVGFTVVFFGFVLLKRRALADLIDSTGS, from the coding sequence GTGTCACGGTTCTACGCAACGGCCCTCTTCGTCGCACTCGCGACGATGTGGGGGCTGTCGTTTCCCGCAATCAGCGTCGGTCTCGAATTCATCCCGCCGCTGCTGTTCGCCGCCTTCCGCTACGACGTGGCCGCCGTCCTGCTGCTCGGCTACGCAATCCTGACGACCGACAGTTGGCGGCCAGTCGGCCGCAACAACGCCGAGGCCATCGTCGGTGGCGGCCTCTTTCTGGTCGCCGGCAACGGCTTGCTGTTCGTCGGCCAACAGACCGTCCCGAGCGGCGTCGCCGCCATTTTGCAGGCACTGGTCCCTATCGCCACCGCGCTGTGGGCCCTCGGGGTACTCGACGAGCGCCTCACCGGGGCAGGCGCAGCCGGCGTCGTGTTGGGCTTTCTCGGTATCGGACTCATCGTTCGTCCGGACCCGTCGAACCTGTTGGCCGGCGACACGGTGGGACGACTCCTCATCGTCGGACAGGTCGTAAGCGTCGCCTTGGGCGGCGTGTTGGTCCAGCGTGCCGGCCCGACGATGGAACGGGTCGCACTCACCGGCTGGTCGATGCTCCTCGGCGGCGTGACGCTACATCTCGTCAGCCTCGGTGCAGGTGAAGTTCCGACGGCAACGATTATCGCCCCCACGGCCCTCGGCGCAGTCGTCTATCTCGGCGTGTTCTCGACGGCCATCGCCTTCGTCATCTACTTCACCTTGCTCGAAGAGCGCGGCGCCTTCGAGACGAGTCTCGTCGCCTACCTCGTCCCCGTGGTCGCCACCGTCGCCGGCGTCGTCCTCCTCGGTGAGACCATCAGTCCGCTCTCTGTCGTGGGATTCACCGTCGTGTTCTTCGGCTTCGTACTGCTGAAACGGCGGGCGCTCGCCGACCTAATCGATTCGACCGGCAGTTGA
- a CDS encoding CaiB/BaiF CoA transferase family protein, whose protein sequence is MQLDGVRVLDLTRLLPGPYATQLLADSGADVVKIEDTGSGDYARHMPPTTEAGVGAVFDAVNRGKRSVALDLKSEGGREAFYALVEDADVVIESFRPGVTERLGVDYETLTEYREDLVYCSLTGYGQEGPHSDRAGHDLNYIGLAGLLDMTREDSDEKPRMPGYQIADMAGGLLAAYSVCSALLSRELGNTGGEYLDVALTDAVVSFSQALAPQALAGDDPRPSETPLTGEYPWYDVYEAADGNYVTLGALEPQFWSAFCEAVDRPELIGKHMTNDPAERQAVREELEAIFAERTRDEWAETMADVDAAVDGVYSPAEAFDHPQIEARGYVERPDDGSPRVGFPLRGSDIEHSATVDTPGHGEHTGELLESAGLSEGDIEHLREDGAVR, encoded by the coding sequence ATGCAACTCGATGGCGTTCGCGTGCTCGACCTCACGCGACTGCTCCCCGGCCCGTATGCGACGCAACTGCTCGCCGACTCCGGCGCCGACGTGGTGAAGATAGAGGACACCGGCTCGGGCGACTACGCACGGCACATGCCGCCGACGACGGAGGCCGGCGTCGGTGCCGTCTTCGACGCCGTCAACCGTGGCAAACGAAGCGTCGCCCTCGACCTCAAAAGCGAGGGCGGCCGCGAGGCGTTCTACGCGCTCGTCGAAGACGCCGACGTGGTCATCGAGAGTTTCCGCCCGGGCGTCACCGAACGCCTCGGCGTCGACTACGAGACGCTCACCGAGTACCGCGAGGACCTCGTGTACTGCTCGCTGACGGGGTACGGACAGGAAGGGCCTCACTCCGACCGCGCCGGCCACGACCTCAACTACATCGGACTGGCGGGACTGCTCGATATGACCCGCGAGGACAGCGATGAGAAACCGCGGATGCCGGGGTATCAAATCGCCGATATGGCGGGGGGACTGCTCGCCGCCTACTCGGTGTGTTCGGCGCTTTTGTCGCGTGAACTCGGCAACACGGGTGGCGAGTACCTCGACGTGGCGCTCACCGACGCCGTCGTCTCCTTCTCGCAGGCGCTGGCGCCGCAGGCACTCGCCGGCGACGACCCGCGCCCGAGCGAGACACCGCTGACCGGGGAGTATCCGTGGTACGACGTCTACGAGGCCGCCGACGGCAACTACGTGACCTTGGGCGCGCTCGAACCGCAGTTCTGGAGTGCGTTCTGTGAGGCCGTCGACCGACCCGAACTGATAGGCAAGCACATGACCAACGACCCCGCCGAACGGCAGGCTGTTCGGGAGGAACTCGAAGCCATCTTCGCCGAACGAACGCGCGATGAGTGGGCCGAGACGATGGCCGACGTGGACGCCGCCGTCGACGGCGTCTACTCGCCGGCCGAGGCCTTCGACCATCCCCAAATAGAGGCACGGGGATACGTCGAACGCCCCGACGACGGCTCTCCCCGCGTCGGATTCCCGCTTCGTGGCTCAGATATCGAGCACTCGGCGACCGTCGACACGCCGGGCCACGGCGAACACACCGGCGAACTCCTCGAATCGGCGGGACTCTCGGAGGGAGACATCGAACATCTCCGCGAGGACGGCGCCGTCCGCTGA